One Salmo salar chromosome ssa01, Ssal_v3.1, whole genome shotgun sequence DNA window includes the following coding sequences:
- the tha1 gene encoding threonine aldolase 1, whose product MFLKTLTILARALLHCVNRGVISPKHRHVFPVGLGRGPSRLYYETAKPVDPSLAGASSTRTVDLRSDTVTKPGAAMRQAMAEAEVGDDVFGEDPTVNELQKMAAEVFGMEAALYVPSGTMANLIAVMVHCRERGDEMIVGDLSHLHIYEQGGSAQLAGVHSTMVTNLPDGTFDLDQLESKIRHGYPDAHYPRSRLVCVENTHNIQGGRVLPLPFLQEVKVLADRYGLAVHMDGARMMNAAIAQKVAPSTILQNTHTVSVCLSKGLGAPVGTMLAGPQDFISRAVRCRKALGGGLRQVGILAAAGKLALGDMINRLEEDHRHARTFAQALLECDPPLYEVDMAAVETNILRFRLRDASLTPTEFCALMAGVGEGEQAAMGQGVRVLMFPHIGGFVRAVWHLDISLEDTQLAIQKLQFVARQHSQQSPVKPRIDLTLTW is encoded by the exons atgTTTTTAAAAACGTTAACGATTCTGGCCCGTGCCTTGTTGCACTGTGTAAACCGGGGTGTCATCTCACCAAAACATCGCCATGTGTTCCCCGTGGGGCTTGGACGAGGACCCTCTCGACTCTACTACGAGACCGCTAAACCAGTGGACCCTTCCCTGGCCGGGGCATCCTCTACCCGGACAGTGGACCTCCGTAGCGACACAGTGACCAAGCCTGGAGCGGCCATGCGTCAGGCCATGGCAGAGGCCGAGGTTGGGGATGATGTATTCGGGGAGGATCCAACAGTAAATG AGCTCCAGAAGATGGCTGCAGAGGTGTTTGGGATGGAGGCAGCTCTCTATGTCCCATCTGGAACCATGGCAAACCTAATAGCAG TAATGgtgcactgcagagagagaggagatgagatgattGTTGGAGATCTGTCACACCTCCACATCTACGAGCAgggagggagtgctcag CTGGCTGGTGTCCACTCCACCATGGTGACCAATCTACCTGACGGGACCTTTGACCTGGATCAGCTGGAGTCCAAGATTCGCCATGGTTACCCCGACGCCCACTACCCCCGCTCACGCCTGGTGTGTgtggagaacacacacaacatacagggAGGCCGTGTGCTGCCCCTACCCTTCCTGCAGgag GTAAAGGTGTTAGCAGACAGATATGGACTGGCTGTACACATGGACGGAGCAAGAATGATGAATGCAGCCATTGCCCAGAAAGTCGCCCCATCTACAAtcctacaaaacacacacaccgtcaGCGTCTGCCTGTCCAAG GGTCTGGGTGCTCCAGTGGGCACCATGCTGGCTGGCCCTCAGGACTTCATTTCCAGGGCGGTGCGTTGTCGTAAAGCCCTGGGCGGAGGGCTGCGCCAGGTGGGAATTCTGGCAGCCGCTGGCAAGCTGGCATTGGGGGACATGATCAACAGGCTGGAGGAAGACCACCGTCATGCCAGGACCTTCGCACAGG ctctgtTGGAGTGCGACCCGCCTCTCTACGAGGTCGACATGGCTGCTGTGGAAACCAACATCCTGCGGTTTCGTCTGCGGGATGCCTCGTTGACCCCAACAGAGTTCTGTGCCCTGATGGCTGGGGTGGGGGAAGGCGAGCAGGCCGCTATGGGGCAGGGGGTACGGGTACTCATGTTCCCCCACATTGGAGGCTTTGTCAGGGCCGTCTGGCATCTGGACATCTCACTGGAGGACACTCAGCTGGCCATCCAAAAGCTGCAGTTTGTGGCCAGGCAACACTCTCAGCAGAGCCCAGTGAAGCCTCGCATAGATTTAACCCTAACATGGTGA